The Thermoplasmata archaeon genomic interval GGTCCGGTTCCTCCACGTGTTCGTCGCGAACTCATACGACCACGTGTCGGCCAAGTATCCTGCCGGGTTGTAACCCGTTAACCGGTGACCTCCGAACAGGACGATCTGATCCGACTTCGCGTCATAGGCCATGGCGTGACCGTGACGCGCGCAAGGCCCCGTGGCGGGGATTCGGTTCGTCCACGTGTTGGTGTTGAAATCGTACGACCACGTGTCGGCAGCGTACCCGGTCTCTGTGTCGCCTCCGAACAGGATGAGCCGGTCCGACCGGACGTCGTACGCCATGGCCGAGTAGTCACGCGCGGGCGGTCCAATGGCCGGTGTCAGGTTCGTCCACGTGTCCGTGTTGAGATCGTACGACCACGTGTCGGCAAGATAGCCGTCCGCGGAGTAGCCGCCAAAGAGGATGACTCGATCCGATGCGGAGTCGTAGGCCATGGCCGCATAGTCACGGGCATGCGGTTTGGTGGCGGGATCCAGCTTCGTCCACGTGTTTGCCTCGAGATTGTAGGACCAAGTCTCGTTCGTGCGCCCGATCGAGGTCATGCCTGCAAACATCACGATCCGGTCCGATTCGGAGTCGTAAGCGACGGCGTGGCCCAGGCGATACGAGGGGCCCGAGGCGGAGGTCAGGTTCGACCAGGTGTTCGTCTCGAGGTCATAGGACCACGTGTCCGCGGCATTGGCCGCCATCGTCAGACCTCCGAACATGACCATTCGGTCCGCCTTGGACTCATAGGCCATCGCGTGACCAATCCGCCCTGGGGGACCCGAAGCCGCAGAGCGGACTCCATTCTCCAAGGCCGCCAGACCGCCGAGTACCAAGACTGAAACGATCAGGATCACCGCTGCTCGCCGCACCCTACGCATCCCTCCCATTCGCACCCGCTCCACGGTTGCAGGTCCTCCGCTCTCCTGCAACCCCTGAAAACCGCACATGGGCACTCGGACATTGCGGCCGCGCGGTCTCCGAGGGTCGTCCTGCAGTGGACCGCCCTTGAGTTCAGACTTGTGCAATGTCTGTAAGGGAGGTGCGCCCTCCGGCATCGTGCCTCGCCGCATCGTCAGACTCGGCCGGAGCCCCAGCCTTGCCGGGTGCGGCGCCACAACGATCCCGCCTGCGCGGCCTTTCGGAGCTTCGCGAGGTTCTCCGCGATGTGGTCGGGAAACACGCCGGAGCCCGAGACGAGGATGTCCGCGCCCGCCTCGGCCACGCGTCCGGCCGTCTCGACCTTGATTCCGCCGTCGACCTCGAGTTCGACCGGGAGGCGTTCCTGGTCAAGGTAGGCCCGCGCCTCGAGGATCTTGGGCACGACGTCCGCCCGGAAGGCCTGACCCGAGAATCCCGGGTGGACCGTCATGATCAGGAGGTAGTCCGCCTCGTTCAGGTAGGGCATGGCGAGCTCGAGCGGCGTCGCGGGGTTCAGGACGATGCCGGGCTTGACGCCCGCATCCCGGATCGCCTTGATCGTCTCGTGCGGATCGTGCTCGCTTTCCACATGGACCGTGAGGTCGTCGACGCCCGCATCGGCGAACGCCTTCACGAAGTCCTGTGGATGCGTGACCATCAGATGGGCGTCGAAGGGGACCTTGGTGAGCGGACGGATGGCCTTCACGACCGCGGGCCCCATGGTGAGGTTGGGGACGAAGTGTCCGTCCATCACATCGATGTGGAGCATGTCCGCGCCCGCGTCGACGGCTTCCTGAATCTGCTCGCCGAGGCGGTCGAACCGCGCGGAGAGGATCGAGGGTGCGATCTTGATGACCACGTTCGCGGCGAATGCACGCAGGGAGAATAAGGGTTCCCTCCCCCGCGGGTTCGCCGCGGAGGAGGCTTCGACTCAGGCGCCTCCGCTATACCGGTAGGCCACGAGCTCTGCCTGCAGGGCCATGTCGTCCCACGGCCCCAAGGCCGTGGTCGCCTTCACCACGTTCCCCACGTGGCCGCTGAACCAAAGGGTAACGAAT includes:
- a CDS encoding kelch repeat-containing protein — translated: MRRAAVILIVSVLVLGGLAALENGVRSAASGPPGRIGHAMAYESKADRMVMFGGLTMAANAADTWSYDLETNTWSNLTSASGPSYRLGHAVAYDSESDRIVMFAGMTSIGRTNETWSYNLEANTWTKLDPATKPHARDYAAMAYDSASDRVILFGGYSADGYLADTWSYDLNTDTWTNLTPAIGPPARDYSAMAYDVRSDRLILFGGDTETGYAADTWSYDFNTNTWTNRIPATGPCARHGHAMAYDAKSDQIVLFGGHRLTGYNPAGYLADTWSYEFATNTWRNRTPAVGPEARVRPAMAYDSQSDRIVLFGGRNATNVFLADTWSYDLNTNTWTDVNAAGGTSVPPGSPEAPLWALIAVVIVVAAVTALVWIRRRRKPTPRTSEPLPSLIERL
- the rpe gene encoding ribulose-phosphate 3-epimerase, translated to MVIKIAPSILSARFDRLGEQIQEAVDAGADMLHIDVMDGHFVPNLTMGPAVVKAIRPLTKVPFDAHLMVTHPQDFVKAFADAGVDDLTVHVESEHDPHETIKAIRDAGVKPGIVLNPATPLELAMPYLNEADYLLIMTVHPGFSGQAFRADVVPKILEARAYLDQERLPVELEVDGGIKVETAGRVAEAGADILVSGSGVFPDHIAENLAKLRKAAQAGSLWRRTRQGWGSGRV